atgaggagaaggagggaaaagataATTGTTACAGGAAGGCAGAGTCACTGCATTAGAGAACATCTAGGTTAGAAGAGCCGTTAGAGTCAGAGTCCAAACCCCTCTGTTTCGTGGATCAGGACTAAGCTCAGGAGTAAAgggccttgcccaaggtcacacaatcaGGACGCCTAACTTATGAAGAAGTACTTTTCCTCTCACCTAAAGGTGAGCTTTAGGAAGATGAActagataaaacaaaaagaatgataatAACTATAATATCTATTGAGCGTGTAAACCATGTGCTACAAAATTctggctcaaaaaaaaaattctggctcAAAGAAGACTCAAAGGGACCCCTAAAGTAGCATCACCTAGTTTagtgcttttcaaactttaaCGTGCATGTTAGGTTCTTGGTGATACAGTCAAAATGCAAATTCTGCTTATCTAGGAACacagattctgcatttctaataagcttcCAGATGAGACTGATGTTACTGGACTAAGGCCCACATTCTGAGTAGCAATGATCTAAGCATCCTCTCTACCAAAAGAGAGAATAGAGTGGaaataggagagagaagaaagaaatagagaaggtCCCAAAGAGCATCCCAACCCTGAGCCTTCTGACCACCTTTATCATCAACCCAATGGACCCTGACAGTTGCCCCTATTTTGCCTCTCCTCAGCATGGCTGACAGTGGGGATTTCCTCAGTGCCACAACCACATCAAAGGAGCCTCTTGCACACTTTGGTCTCTCTGTTCCGTGCTTCCTCTAAGGGCGAGAAGAAACGTCTCACGGTGCTGGTCCACCTGGCACATTCTGACCTCACCCAGCTCAGAGAAACCATTCTTCGTATTTCAACCCTCTTCAGCCCACAGATCTTGGCAGGGCAGCTGCTACTGATCCACGCTCCGCCTGATGTCTACCCGTCCGTGGATGACATGAGGAAGGAGGCCCGTCATGGGGAATTCTACTCTAGGCAGAATATAGATCACGCCTTCCTCATGAGCTTTGCCACAAGTCTCTCTGAATACTTCCTGTTACTGGAGGACAATGTCTTTTCTGCCCCCAACTTTATCACCCACATTGATTGGAAGGTGAACACCATGAGGTCTGACCCATGGGTGCTCCTGGAGTTCTCGAATCTGGGCTTCCTTGGCAAACTCTTTCACAGCAAGGACCTCCCACTCCTggcccatttcctcctcctcttctataAGGAACTGCCCCTTGACAGGCTGATCCCCCACTTCCGTACCCTCCTAGCTCAGAAAAACCCAATCATCTGCAGACCTTTCCTTTTCTACCCCAGGTTCTTCTTCCACATCTCTAATGACACCCAGAAGGCCAGGCCAGCTCCGAAAAAGGACCCCTACATTCCTGACAACCCACCTGGAGCCATTTTCACAGATATGAAGGTTTTTGATGTTcatttcccctgggaagcctACACTCTGGATGAATCATTCTTCTGGACCCACAATGTTAGTGCAGGGAACCACCTGACAATCATTTTGAACCATCCGGCGAACTTGAGCAAAGTGCAAGTGTTAACAGGCACCATCGTGGATGGAAAGTACGCCCTGGAGAAGGGGCAAGTGGAGCTGGGCTACGACCCCGAGGGAATGCCCCAGTACTGTACCAGCTTCGCCTTGCTGGGCCATCTCTTCGAAGGGCAGATGAATCAGGAGATATTTCTGAAAAGTATGGGGCACGATGTGAGCTGCGTAAGGCTGGTGGTGAAGGCTAATCAGGTTGGCAGTCTTATAATCAGGCATATTTATCTCTGGAAGCAAAATGCCAAAGATATGGAAGGAGTTCAGAGTTGGAGGTAAATCAATAAGGgtgtaaaagaaattaaagtcttGAAGCCATTCCATTCTAAGCCTATCTGACTGACATAGGGGAGATGCCAGggaatgaggggcagagagagaaggctctATGGTTCTTTTGGTGCCGCCATGATGTTAAGAGACcagttcattattttcttctaccCAGACAAGTGATTCTTATAGGACATCTTTTTCTGGGAGCAGATACAGCTTACCCCACCTTGGTGAAGGCCTCAGTCACCCCCACAATGTTTAGATTTGGGGGgatgctgtttttgtttgtgtgtgtgcatatacacaatTATATGTTGACACGCAGAGGTGGGGGAGTGTAAATGTGGCAGTAGGAGGGTAAATGGGGAAATCCTGGGGTGTCCCTAAAATTGACATAAGAAGCCAAGAAAGTGGCTCTCATTAGAAGTCAAATTCTCTGAAATCCAGGAAAGTGGCAGATGGACTGATAGCAATAAAACTAAGCCCATAACTCTACCCCTTTAAGCCGTTTCATAGTGCCCATCTAGTTTCATCCTTTCCTCACAAACTTGGCCATAAACAGTTTGCAACTAAAACTTCACTTTCTCATCAACAATTCACTCCTTAACCCTCACCCCCTACTGGCTTCTACATCCACAATGCTATGGAAACTCTTCCCTATTTGTAatgacaaaaatagtaaaaacccCGGTGACATTTTTTCAGAGCTCATTCCCCTAAACTCTCCACAGCAATACACAATACTAACTAGTGTTCCTTCTTGAAACAACCTTCTTCCTTGACTTCTGGGATGCATCCATTCCTCAGACACTTACTGAGcggctactatgtgccaggcacacaaAAATGCCCCTGTTGGGGTTAAGTACATGGTGTTTTGGAAGCACAGAACTACTCTTCCTAAAACATTCTTGGGGTCTTAGGAAAGGCTTCTTGGAAAATAAAGTATCCAAGCCTGGACCTGACAGATAATTAGAGAAGATATCCAGGTAAAgtgggaagaaggtcagagagattTTTCAGT
The window above is part of the Mustela nigripes isolate SB6536 chromosome 10, MUSNIG.SB6536, whole genome shotgun sequence genome. Proteins encoded here:
- the LOC132025994 gene encoding LOW QUALITY PROTEIN: alpha-1,3-mannosyl-glycoprotein 4-beta-N-acetylglucosaminyltransferase-like protein MGAT4E (The sequence of the model RefSeq protein was modified relative to this genomic sequence to represent the inferred CDS: inserted 1 base in 1 codon), which translates into the protein MRKEARHGEFYSRQNIDHAFLMSFATSLSEYFLLLEDNVFSAPNFITHIDWKVNTMRSDPWVLLEFSNLGFLGKLFHSKDLPLLAHFLLLFYKELPLDRLIPHFRTLLAQKNPIICRPFLFYPRFFFHISNDTQKARPAPKKDPYIPDNPPGAIFTDMKVFDVHFPWEAYTLDESFFWTHNVSAGNHLTIILNHPANLSKVQVLTGTIVXWKVRPGEGASGAGLRPRGNAPVLYQLRLAGPSLRRADESGDISEKYGARCELRKAGGEG